Proteins from a genomic interval of Rosa chinensis cultivar Old Blush chromosome 2, RchiOBHm-V2, whole genome shotgun sequence:
- the LOC112187840 gene encoding RING-H2 finger protein ATL13, which yields MSEERNIYRSKIFQSDRPPRPIPEGQIQINLCLFRQSRVWHDDLANFTHDRHSLVRRRADWITPEFLTGRDMRWILFAGGVPLEEQPPILEKIIQFAQVAVPELPIFVVIVHTRVCSLGSVDYQDIIDLVAREPINVNVRASPTPITPTAHAPTVSVLGTYMSLLTIPTSRSSIEGLKKVRFDTLEEDVIRETPTCAICIKDFVECVDELITSLPCAHHYHVDCIVQWLKRDHTCPLCRYQMPPASMDWDGDGDAVEPSNP from the coding sequence ATGTccgaagagaggaatatatataggagcaaaatatttcaatcaGATAGACCACCGCGACCAATCCCGGAGGGTCAAATTCAGATCAACCTATGTCTCTTCAGGCAAAGCCGCGTCTGGCATGATGATCTTGCAAACTTCACTCATGATAGACATAGCTTGGTACGTCGAAGAGCAGATTGGATCACTCCCGAGTTCTTAACCGGAAGAGACATGCGCTGGATACTTTTTGCGGGAGGTGTCCCACTAGAAGAACAGCCacctattcttgagaaaataattcagttTGCTCAAGTGGCTGTCCCCGAGCTGCCTATTTTTGTGGTAATAGTACACACCCGTGTTTGCTCTTTAGGTAGTGTTGACTATCAGGATATCATTGATTTGGTTGCAAGAGAACCGATCAATGTTAATGTACGTGCTTCCCCTACTCCTATCACTCCTACTGCACATGCTCCTACAGTGTCCGTGCTAGGAACATATATGTCACTTCTTACTATTCCTACATCTAGATCCTCGATTGAAGGTTTGAAGAAAGTGAGATTTGATACTTTGGAAGAAGATGTTATCCGAGAGACTCCAACATGTGCCATTTGTATCAAAGACTTTGTAGAATGTGTTGATGAACTGATTACTAGTTTACCCTGCGCCCACCACTATCATGTAGATTGCATTGTCCAGTGGCTGAAGAGAGATCACACTTGTCCCTTGTGCCGATACCAAATGCCACCTGCGAGTATGGACTGGGACGGGGACGGGGACGCAGTCGAGCCATCAAATCCCTAA